GAGCCAGATAGTTGAGCTTACATTCGGGGCATCAGGAACAACTTTACTAACAGCTTTCTTACATGCAATCAACTCCTCCATAAGGCTGTAATTAGTATGAAGACCTAAAGATATAAACAAACAGTCACAATGACACCTTACCTGCTAAGAACCATAAAATTTTCAATGACAGTTTCCTACTAAAGTTCCTCATACTTACGTCCAGATGTATCACACAAGACAACATCAAATCCTTGTTCCTTCCCCCTTTTCACAGCCTGTGAAAGAACTACTCAGAAAGCACCTTAAGATCATCTATTAGTAGTTATACCATGTCACTTAATAAttcaaaatgatataatttttcttaaaaatgcCTCATCATATACATTAGACTCTTCTATTTGTATACCTGATGATGCTTTGGCTTTATCTCCTTCAGCTACAACAATCTCACACCCAGCCCTCTCGGCCCATATCTCAAGCTGATCACTAGCAGCTGCTCTAAATGTATCGCCTGCTGCCATTAATATCTGGTACAATTTCAGACCAGAAGGTGATGAAGAAAACCTGTAAAAGGGCATGCTATTCTACATTGTAGTTGTTAAAAGAACATGCAGGGGAACAAGAAAGAAGGAAATATGAAGAAATAAATCGTAAACACAATACAGTAAGAACACGCATGAACACACTTGTGTCATTCATGAATGCAATTGGAAATAAATCAGAATTAAACTCTTTGAGCTCTGGGAATATCTCTAGCCCCTTACATAATGTTTTCGACATCACTGGCACCCCATGATGTTGCCCATAAGCATCATTTACCTCCCCCCTATAAAAGTTTTCTCATCTATGGTTAATGAAGCCACATTTGCCTGATTctgatatatttaaaaaaattacagCTCAAGGTGAATAGACCTGATGGAGCAGCAGTCAGTACAGACTGAATCCTAGAAAATTACAGATATTCACACCATAATGTTCTCAACCCATATGAGTGTACACGTTTTCCAGAAGAAAACGTGTCAGCCTAAGTGCCTAACCCTTAGTTGTAAAAATGTGTCAAGCAACCATCAATCCCTAACTTCAACTACCAATTTTTGTCATAAATCATTGTGAATGATAGGCAGTTAATGGGTATGTTCTAATTGAGTAGTTGCAGACTTTAGTTTGCCACATGGTTAAATAGCACTCTTGACCATTACATAACACTTTATTACATAACAAAACTTTGGGTCCTGAGACCGTTACACACCATGCACTGCTACaggtaaaaaaattattattaaatttttacaCCTTTCCCCCTCATTTTCTGTCATTTTGCTTTTGCAAATCGATCTTAATCAACTATGAGACAAGGAGGGTTAGGAGAAGACTATAATGAGTACAAAATGAtgcataattatttatttttttgttacatttacaagagatgcattaattatcAAATTGGTATGAACACTgttttgtttaaaaattatttatacatatatatatgtatacatacacACTTTTATTTCTATATTGTCCAACTTCAACCTTCCTTTTCTAGTTTTTGTCTTGTCCAAgttgttaatattttattttttttaatgataaattttatgattgtaatattgtAATTTAAAGCTTAGTTATACAATATAACTCGTTAGtctacattttatatatttttttattactttagCTAATAATAGGACTTGTTTAACTTCTTGTATGTTTCATGTACCATATAGATTAATGGACTATATCATGTTACAACCTAACATATTTTTTTCGGTTAATCTATTTATCACATGTAAGatgaatgaaaaatgaaaaaaaatatataactttTCTCAATACTCCGTGGTCCGTAGTTTTCTAAAACTAATGGAAAATTAATTATCCTTACCAAAAAATTTTCTTAAGTCTTGAGGGCTTAAGCATGCAACTCTACCAATATTGATGACGTTATGCATGCTTTGAAAAAATTCAAGGCCATTACACCTGCTTCCTATTATGTAACATCTACTACTCTTGCTTTCGACTACACCCATCCGTTATGCTACACTATCTGCTACtgtatttaaaaccatggtctaGTACCAATGTAGAAACTAAAACACAGGTGGTTAAATCAATGTCAAATAGGATCCACTACAAGTCTACAACTCAAACTCAACCCATcacaaatttttaaatccaaatcAACCAAACACTTTTTGACACATGGTGAATATAGACAAGTAGTGtgttcaaaaaaaattttcaattcacaCAAGCAAAAGAAAAGTATCCTCTCGTTTTCTCACCCGCTCTAGAATGAGAACATGAATTCACCACTAAATGTTAAATTTTAGATTGGATCATTTAACCAACAGTCCAGGTCTGGGACTTCACCTAACCTTGTTTAAGTGGTCTCATTTATCCAATTTCAAGCCTACCCGATGCTTTACAAATTACAATAGCTACCAAAGCTTGGAAAGGCTTAAGTTGGGTCAGTTGAGTGCTAAATCAAATTTCAACTTGTCAATGTCACAGTTGGAACTCGACCATAGGACCTCTCTAATCTGATTTTCAACTGCACTTTCCAAATTTCATCTCTAGGTAAGAGATTTGTATATCATATTTTGAATCTCTGACAAAAACCTTAAGATCCAAACCACCTAAAATCTTTAGAATTGACAGATAGAATCAACAAAATTCTATGCTGCTCTTATATGGACTGGGAGATAATCCTCATCCCAAAGGAAAGGAGATGCATCATGATAGTTGTGGAGGGGGCGGGGGAGGGGGACGGGGACGGGGAGAGGGGGGAGGAGAGAGGAAGCCATGCTGCTCCCATgctatcaaataaaataaaataaaaattagtgcAGCATTGACTTAGTGTTTCTGAGGCATAAAACTCTTTTCTCATAAACTATTTGAAAAAGCATCAGGTTAAAAAATAAGTCCCATCATACTGCAAGAAATACCGAAATAAGATCATCTTGCCTTAGCTCCTTCTTTCTTCAACCTATTGGCCAACTTCCCTGCGCAAATAACAGTAACTcataattttctttcatttttttgagattttgtgaaaTAGAAAAAGGTTATTAGGTGGAGGATTTGATCTCCTTCATCCAATATCTTACCGAGAGAAGTTGTCTTCCCACCTCCATTGACACCAACAATCATGATAACAGCTGGTTTTCTGACAGCATAAAGGCAAGCAAAAACAACTTTAGTCAGAGTGAGCTTTAAGTTCGACAAAACTTTAATATCTAATTGAAAATAGCCAGGAAACTGAAAATACAAAACCTGAATCCAAGTTGAAGCTCAGTTTTATTCCCTTTCTTGGTCAGCAAATCCAACACACTCTTTTTCAAAGCATCCTACAAAAACATTAATGAATAATAAGATTTCATAGTTCATTGATTAAGCATCACAATTACAAAATAGCTTTGCTAACAACTATTACAAGCTCCAAACTCTGTGACAATACCTTTATCTCACTCCCTGATTTAAGCTTCCCAAGCAATATATCTTTCCGCAAGCTTTCTACAATCTTGACGGTGATTCTTGGCCCAAAGTCAGACACCAGCAAAGCCTGAAATCAAGGATCACTGCAAATCACTGCTTCAAGTCCAAGTTTAGATAGAACTTCTCAGTTAACAGTCAATGGTATCTAAGAAAGTTTTCCagttatattttctttttgtgttGCATAGAAATCTTACACTTGGTCATTTCAATCAAAAAGGTGCATTTGGATGTcccattgaaattgaaattttctCATTGTCTGCTGTATATAATTTTGCAGGCAAAATCGTCATTATGAATGGGAAATAGAATGGCAGCCATTATGAtgaatgcctataaatattgGCAAAGGCAGAGTTTCATGAGATCCTAAAAATTGAAACACACCATCAGATATGCTCGTAGCTCTAATTTTTCTAATGGCCTCAGTTGGGAAGAAGGGCCTGTCGCCTCAGTCCTGTGCAAAATATGGCAAGACTGCTTTAGGCTCAAAACTTGAATTCTTTAATTCAGAAGACCAATTCTGTTGAAGTTGGAAATCAAGAGTCTTTATCAGGATTTCTTTTCTCAATTTTGTGCTTAACCAAAGAGTGTCTTTGTAACAAGACCTCCAATTCCAAGGCCAGAATTATCCAACCTAACACAATATAAAACAATTCAATTTCCGTTGAGCAATACGTTTTCAACCAGAAGAATCAAAATATTGTTATAAAAAACCAAACTTATGTTTATGCTAAAGCACGAAGCTGTTACGAAGTCATAGTAGTGAACTAGTCTAAACAGTTAAGTACACCTCGACTGTTTTCTCTCTAAGATTCAACTCTAACTTCAGCTATTCGACGAGTTAATCTTCAACAAGcttcttacaaaaaaaaaatttgccacAAAATTTCCTAATcggaaaagaaaattgaaattcaaacattaaaaaattaaatttcgcACAAATAATCACATCCACCTCTACGTGAGTTGAGATCACCTTCTCCAAAAAATGgataaaacaaagaaaatttgCACCCTAAAACTATCGAATTCGCACAAACAATCTcaataattataagaaaaattaaagagaagCATTTTACAGAGTCTGTTTTGGGGAGGAAAGAGAGGAAAAGAACCTCTTCAAGTTCGTCGAGGACGCGGTCGGTGTCGGTGAGGTTCCAGTAgagaaggagttcgtcgacgacggCGAGGTTGCTGCGCGTTTTGGAGAAGCCGGAGAAGATCTTGTCGACGTCGCCCTTGGCCTTCTCTCTGATGAGGCGGCCGAGGCGAGTGAAGAACCCAGTCTGCCCAGCGGAACATTTGAATCGGGAGAAGCGGGGCGCGGCGATCGTCGGCTGCGAGAGGGGAAGGGTTGGGAGAAGGCACGTTGGCTTGGAAGGAGGCGGTAAGAGGAGCGAGAGCTGAAAAGTAGCCATGTCTGTCTCGGTGCTGGCGATGCAGTGGGGATGTCTGAAGTTGTGGATAGAGCATGGTAACAACGACGTCGTTTTAAGTCTTAAGTGAGACCAAAATTGCTGACAAGGGATGGGAAAATAGCAATAAACTTGTAGGCGATTTTAGTTATGAAAAATGGTTcacttatttaaaaataaaaaataaagaatttacTTGCtctaagaaaataataatagtttttcttttttagatTTTCAAATAACTAC
This region of Malania oleifera isolate guangnan ecotype guangnan chromosome 10, ASM2987363v1, whole genome shotgun sequence genomic DNA includes:
- the LOC131166612 gene encoding cell division protein FtsY homolog, chloroplastic, translated to MATFQLSLLLPPPSKPTCLLPTLPLSQPTIAAPRFSRFKCSAGQTGFFTRLGRLIREKAKGDVDKIFSGFSKTRSNLAVVDELLLYWNLTDTDRVLDELEEALLVSDFGPRITVKIVESLRKDILLGKLKSGSEIKDALKKSVLDLLTKKGNKTELQLGFRKPAVIMIVGVNGGGKTTSLGKLANRLKKEGAKILMAAGDTFRAAASDQLEIWAERAGCEIVVAEGDKAKASSVLSQAVKRGKEQGFDVVLCDTSGRLHTNYSLMEELIACKKAVSKVVPDAPNVSSTIWLFW